In Rubrivirga marina, the following are encoded in one genomic region:
- a CDS encoding two-component regulator propeller domain-containing protein translates to MSRPRLLASVLAAVATASIAVLGPSLVRAQPDDALPDDDAITFRHLTVENDLPSSAILDVTQDALGFVWVGTDEGLVRYDGYEMVEYRRTADSTSLSGNVIQVLEPADGGALWVGTGAGLNRYDPSTDRFLRVSGLPSDDVIALEADGTGNVWVGTSSGLAFVEADGTVAGVERHDAADRASLPDDTVEALHLAQNGDLWVGTGDGLARRRDGAFQTVRPDSLLGAFAVTAITPSSRGSLLLGTFGDGLLSFDPSSGAFTRLDIGTDINAQNVTDVHEDPSGTVWVGTLTGGLRRLTPGVEGVRVYQAVAEDPGSLVDDDVSALHEDRQGVLWVGTYGGLDRFDRARGTAVRLRHTDDPASLASNDVRAVLAARDGTLYVGTDRTLDRSADGRTFEHTAISDADGLNEHPVRALYEDREGTVWVGTEGAGLHRVGADGELRRAGGLSQRGGEYAVTSLLETESGDFWIGTLTGGLVRYDREEETAEFLTRAANGLSSDRVRALVEDADGRLWVGTDAGLCRLDVAGGDRATCLRAAAEDPTRLASDDVLSLHARSNGSLWVGTAGGLHRLDTRDVGAGFTRYTADETDLPDDVVYAIVEDDAGFLWLSTRGGLTRFEPVTETFYRRLEGQDAQRALSGAATRAPDGQLFFGSERGLLAFYPQTLAARNANPPQPVITGVEVNGQPVAPGGEDDFMEAAAPVAEEITLGPDESYITIQYAGLHFSDPAQNRYRYRMEGVLEGWDEVGTTRRATFPDLDPGRYTFEVQAANADGVWSEQSATIDIVVHPPWWRTWWALLGFAGLAVFALVRADRWQRARLLRQERERAERREAELRAETAEAEQRKASAEAAALKAENDRKAAELERTREVEDANAKLAAANSQLETSLRDLKATQAQLVQSEKLASLGQLTAGIAHEIKNPLNFVNNFADLSVELAQELREEMAEAPHRPVGEVLDEVGDLIEDLQENARRIREHGQRADRIVRSMLLHSRGGSSERGRVDLARFIDEYANLAFHGARANDSDFNVEIERDFADDTGEVEVVPQEFGRVLINLLTNAFHAVQKRAATAGPDFSPTVTIRTRREGDTVHLDVEDNGTGIPDEAKGRIFEPFFTTKPTGEGTGLGLSLAHDIVTGVHNGSMSVESVDGEGTTFHIALPVATEAPASLDLDAEAE, encoded by the coding sequence GTGAGCCGTCCCCGTCTGCTCGCCAGCGTCCTCGCGGCCGTCGCCACCGCGTCGATCGCCGTCCTCGGGCCGTCGCTCGTCCGGGCCCAGCCGGACGACGCGCTCCCGGACGACGACGCGATCACGTTCCGGCACCTCACGGTCGAGAACGACCTCCCGAGCAGCGCGATCCTCGACGTCACGCAGGACGCGCTCGGGTTCGTCTGGGTCGGGACCGACGAGGGGCTCGTCCGCTACGACGGGTACGAGATGGTCGAGTACCGCCGGACGGCCGACTCGACGTCGTTGAGCGGCAACGTGATCCAGGTGCTGGAGCCCGCCGACGGCGGGGCGCTCTGGGTCGGCACCGGCGCCGGCCTCAACCGCTACGACCCGTCCACCGACCGCTTCCTCCGCGTCTCGGGCCTCCCCTCCGACGACGTCATCGCGCTCGAGGCCGACGGCACCGGCAACGTCTGGGTGGGGACGTCGTCCGGGCTCGCGTTCGTGGAGGCCGACGGGACCGTGGCCGGCGTCGAGCGCCACGACGCGGCCGACCGGGCCAGCCTCCCCGACGACACCGTCGAGGCGCTCCACCTCGCGCAGAACGGCGACCTCTGGGTCGGCACCGGCGACGGCCTCGCGCGCCGCCGCGACGGCGCGTTCCAGACCGTCCGCCCCGACTCGCTCCTCGGCGCGTTCGCGGTCACGGCCATCACCCCGAGCAGCCGCGGGAGCCTCCTCCTCGGCACGTTCGGCGACGGGCTCCTCTCGTTCGACCCGAGCTCGGGCGCGTTCACCCGCCTCGACATCGGGACCGACATCAACGCGCAGAACGTGACCGACGTTCACGAGGACCCGAGCGGGACGGTCTGGGTGGGCACGCTCACCGGCGGCCTCCGCCGGCTCACGCCCGGGGTCGAGGGCGTCCGCGTCTACCAGGCCGTCGCGGAGGACCCCGGATCGCTTGTCGACGACGACGTGTCGGCGCTCCACGAGGACCGCCAGGGCGTCCTGTGGGTCGGGACGTACGGCGGGCTCGACCGGTTCGACCGGGCGCGCGGGACGGCCGTCCGCCTCCGCCACACCGACGACCCGGCGTCGCTGGCCAGCAACGACGTCCGCGCCGTGCTGGCGGCCCGCGACGGGACGCTCTACGTGGGGACCGACCGGACGCTGGACCGGAGCGCCGACGGCCGGACGTTCGAGCACACGGCCATCTCCGACGCCGATGGACTCAACGAGCACCCCGTCCGTGCGCTATACGAGGACCGCGAGGGGACCGTGTGGGTCGGGACCGAGGGTGCCGGTCTCCACCGCGTCGGCGCCGATGGCGAACTCCGACGCGCGGGGGGGCTGAGCCAGCGGGGCGGCGAGTACGCAGTGACCTCTCTCTTGGAGACGGAGTCCGGTGACTTCTGGATCGGGACGCTCACGGGTGGCCTCGTGCGCTACGATCGCGAGGAGGAGACCGCCGAGTTCCTGACCCGCGCCGCCAACGGACTCAGCAGCGACCGCGTCCGGGCGCTAGTGGAGGACGCCGACGGGCGCCTCTGGGTGGGCACCGACGCCGGCCTCTGCCGCCTCGACGTGGCGGGCGGGGACCGCGCCACGTGCCTCCGCGCGGCGGCCGAGGACCCGACGCGTCTCGCCAGCGACGACGTCCTCTCGCTCCATGCGCGATCGAACGGCTCGTTGTGGGTCGGGACGGCGGGCGGGCTCCACCGGCTCGACACCCGCGACGTCGGAGCCGGGTTCACGCGCTACACCGCGGACGAGACCGACCTCCCCGACGACGTGGTCTACGCGATCGTTGAGGACGACGCCGGCTTCCTCTGGCTGAGCACGAGAGGCGGGCTCACCCGATTCGAGCCGGTCACCGAAACGTTCTACCGGCGCCTCGAAGGGCAGGACGCCCAGCGCGCCCTCAGTGGCGCCGCCACCCGCGCGCCCGACGGCCAGCTGTTCTTCGGCAGCGAGCGCGGCCTGCTCGCCTTCTACCCGCAAACGCTGGCCGCCCGCAACGCCAACCCGCCGCAGCCCGTGATCACAGGCGTCGAAGTCAATGGTCAGCCCGTCGCGCCGGGCGGCGAGGACGACTTCATGGAGGCGGCGGCCCCCGTCGCCGAGGAGATCACCCTCGGCCCGGACGAGAGCTACATCACGATCCAGTACGCTGGCCTCCACTTCTCCGACCCGGCGCAGAACCGCTACCGCTACCGCATGGAGGGCGTGCTCGAGGGCTGGGACGAAGTCGGGACCACGCGCAGGGCGACGTTCCCCGACCTCGACCCGGGCCGGTACACGTTCGAGGTCCAGGCCGCCAACGCCGACGGCGTGTGGAGCGAGCAGAGTGCCACCATCGACATCGTCGTCCACCCGCCGTGGTGGCGGACGTGGTGGGCACTGCTCGGGTTCGCGGGCCTCGCCGTGTTCGCCCTCGTCCGCGCCGACCGGTGGCAGCGGGCGCGGCTGCTGCGCCAGGAGCGCGAGCGGGCCGAGCGCCGCGAGGCCGAGCTCCGCGCCGAGACCGCCGAGGCCGAGCAGCGGAAGGCGTCCGCCGAGGCCGCCGCGCTCAAGGCCGAGAACGACCGGAAGGCCGCCGAGCTCGAGCGGACGCGCGAGGTCGAGGACGCCAACGCCAAGCTGGCCGCGGCCAACAGCCAGCTCGAGACGTCGCTCCGCGACCTTAAGGCGACGCAGGCCCAGCTCGTCCAGAGCGAGAAGCTCGCGTCGCTGGGCCAGCTCACGGCCGGGATCGCCCACGAGATCAAGAACCCGCTCAACTTCGTCAACAACTTCGCCGACCTCTCGGTCGAGCTCGCGCAGGAGCTCCGCGAGGAGATGGCCGAGGCGCCCCACCGGCCCGTCGGCGAGGTGCTCGACGAGGTGGGCGACCTGATCGAGGACCTCCAGGAGAACGCCCGGCGGATCCGCGAGCACGGCCAGCGGGCCGACCGGATCGTCCGCTCGATGCTCCTCCACAGCCGCGGCGGGTCGTCGGAGCGCGGGCGCGTCGACCTCGCGCGGTTCATCGACGAGTACGCCAACCTGGCCTTCCACGGCGCGCGGGCCAACGACTCGGACTTCAACGTCGAGATCGAGCGCGACTTCGCCGACGACACGGGCGAGGTCGAGGTCGTGCCGCAGGAGTTCGGCCGAGTCCTCATCAACCTGCTCACGAACGCGTTCCACGCCGTCCAGAAGCGGGCTGCGACCGCCGGTCCCGACTTCTCCCCCACCGTCACCATCCGCACCCGCCGCGAAGGCGACACCGTTCACCTCGACGTCGAGGACAACGGGACGGGCATCCCGGACGAGGCGAAGGGTCGAATCTTCGAGCCGTTCTTCACCACGAAGCCGACCGGCGAGGGCACCGGCCTCGGCCTCTCGCTGGCCCACGACATCGTCACGGGCGTCCACAACGGCTCGATGTCGGTCGAGAGCGTCGACGGCGAGGGGACGACGTTCCACATCGCCCTGCCCGTCGCCACGGAGGCGCCCGCGTCCCTCGACCTCGACGCCGAGGCGGAGTAG
- a CDS encoding adenylate/guanylate cyclase domain-containing protein, with the protein MSEVPPSEAIKILFVDDEPDLVPLIRQKFRSQVRSGEVALVFASDGVEALEHLQEDSDIEVVVTDINMPRMDGLTLLGELSDLGRRTRAVVVTAYGDMENIRTAMNKGAFDFLTKPIDMDDLQITLAQAREAVERDREADRVRRTITRYLSDKIARAVLADPSATGSSEKREVSVLMSDISGFSQLAERLEPERVVELLNVYLGAMTEVVDDHEGAIDEFIGDAVLVIFGAPLEMDDHATRATACAVAMQTRMGAVNDELRSRGLPALEMTAAVNSGEVVVGTIGSEKRAKYGVVGSAVNLTARIQTLAVPGEVLISDPTYQAAGGESGPLKLEGTRRVSLKGFAEPIAIHSVERVEGEHGGAVPHDEDALAPLDDPLPFDLAVLDGKEITNADHAGEVVALSQTGARARIGTDIDARTDVRLTFALESGPATLYAKVLDVVDSGDGNCEAHLRFSSVPPAATEAFARILS; encoded by the coding sequence ATGTCCGAGGTCCCTCCTTCCGAGGCCATCAAGATTCTGTTCGTCGACGACGAGCCAGACCTGGTCCCGCTGATCCGGCAGAAGTTCCGGTCGCAGGTCCGGTCCGGAGAGGTCGCCCTCGTGTTCGCATCCGACGGCGTCGAGGCCCTGGAGCACCTCCAGGAGGACTCCGACATCGAGGTCGTCGTGACCGACATCAACATGCCGCGGATGGACGGGCTGACGCTCCTCGGCGAGCTCAGCGACCTCGGCCGCCGCACGCGGGCCGTCGTGGTCACGGCCTACGGCGACATGGAGAACATCCGGACGGCCATGAACAAGGGCGCGTTCGACTTCCTGACGAAGCCGATCGACATGGACGACCTCCAGATCACGCTCGCCCAGGCCCGCGAGGCCGTCGAGCGCGACCGCGAGGCCGACCGCGTCCGCCGGACCATCACGCGGTATCTCTCGGACAAGATCGCCCGGGCCGTCCTCGCCGACCCCAGCGCCACCGGGTCGAGCGAGAAGCGCGAGGTGTCCGTCCTGATGTCCGACATCTCTGGGTTCAGCCAGCTCGCCGAGCGCCTGGAGCCGGAGCGGGTCGTCGAGCTCCTCAACGTCTACCTCGGCGCCATGACCGAGGTGGTCGACGACCACGAGGGGGCCATCGACGAGTTCATCGGCGACGCCGTCCTCGTCATCTTCGGCGCGCCGCTCGAGATGGACGACCACGCGACGCGCGCGACGGCCTGCGCCGTGGCGATGCAGACCCGGATGGGCGCCGTCAACGACGAGCTCCGGTCCCGTGGCCTGCCCGCCCTCGAGATGACGGCGGCCGTCAACTCGGGCGAGGTCGTCGTCGGGACGATCGGGTCGGAGAAGCGGGCCAAGTACGGGGTCGTGGGAAGCGCCGTGAACCTGACGGCGCGGATCCAGACGCTGGCCGTCCCGGGGGAGGTGCTCATCTCGGACCCGACGTACCAAGCGGCCGGTGGCGAGAGCGGCCCGCTCAAGCTGGAGGGCACGCGGCGCGTGTCGCTGAAGGGGTTCGCCGAGCCCATCGCCATCCACAGCGTCGAACGCGTCGAGGGCGAGCACGGCGGCGCCGTCCCCCACGACGAGGACGCCCTCGCGCCGCTCGACGACCCGCTTCCGTTCGACCTCGCGGTCCTCGACGGCAAGGAGATCACGAACGCCGACCACGCCGGCGAGGTCGTCGCCCTCTCGCAGACCGGCGCCCGCGCGCGCATCGGGACCGACATCGACGCCCGCACCGACGTCCGCCTGACGTTCGCGCTCGAGAGCGGCCCCGCCACGCTGTACGCGAAGGTCCTGGACGTGGTCGACAGTGGGGACGGCAACTGCGAGGCCCACCTCCGGTTCTCGTCCGTCCCGCCGGCGGCGACGGAGGCCTTCGCTCGGATCCTGTCGTGA
- a CDS encoding cyclic nucleotide-binding domain-containing protein, which produces MQSLWKSLLGGASGANEDDLLGAVPLFEDLTSRELDAVQRLLHRRDYVAGESIFIQGEPGLGMYIIVRGAVSIQSEPSGRELVELVDGDFFGEIALLNEVIRTATARAKTDCTLLSLFQPDLLSLLDRNPRLGVKVLLSLARLVGLRLVEVSDEVESLTRECEELREAAGVADGDG; this is translated from the coding sequence ATGCAAAGCCTCTGGAAGAGCCTGCTCGGCGGCGCCTCCGGCGCCAACGAGGACGACCTCCTCGGGGCGGTCCCCCTGTTCGAGGACCTCACCTCGCGCGAGCTCGACGCCGTCCAGCGGCTGCTCCACCGTCGCGACTACGTCGCGGGCGAGTCCATCTTCATCCAGGGCGAGCCGGGGCTCGGGATGTACATCATCGTCCGCGGCGCGGTCTCGATCCAGTCTGAGCCGAGCGGCCGCGAGTTGGTCGAGCTGGTCGACGGCGACTTCTTCGGCGAGATCGCCCTCCTCAACGAGGTCATCCGGACGGCGACGGCGCGGGCGAAGACCGACTGCACGCTCCTCAGCCTGTTCCAGCCGGACCTCCTGAGCCTCCTCGACCGCAACCCGCGGCTCGGCGTGAAGGTGCTCCTGTCGCTGGCGCGGCTCGTGGGCCTCCGCCTCGTCGAGGTCTCGGACGAGGTCGAGTCGCTGACGCGCGAATGCGAAGAGCTCCGCGAGGCCGCGGGCGTCGCCGACGGGGATGGCTGA
- a CDS encoding lytic transglycosylase domain-containing protein: MPTLRAAIAALSVLALLGPSASARTAAVGDSTETASPDDPLAWARAVVRARQAVEAAESEADPSVAAGLADEAVRAVEALSSDPAAAISLRALALRAQAAYEAHHGPVADGALAPAEWAALRGPALAALGPNYAPTLRDPAVVAAERAEAERAAGPAWLFYPAEAAAEVERQRGAAGRLTRSVRRNRSLLRQIRHTLARRGVPEDLQYVAVIESALNPRAESWAGARGLWQFMPETAADYGLDSLSVFETGPSTDAAARYLRWLGGRFDGDWHLALAAYNCGVGRVERIVREARDKLGREPTFWDVRDALPRETAEYVPRFLAVAEAMGAREA, from the coding sequence ATGCCGACGCTCCGCGCCGCCATCGCCGCTCTGTCCGTCCTCGCCCTCCTCGGGCCGTCTGCCAGCGCCCGCACCGCGGCCGTCGGCGACTCGACGGAAACGGCGTCCCCCGACGACCCGCTGGCCTGGGCCCGCGCCGTCGTCCGCGCCCGTCAGGCCGTCGAGGCGGCCGAGTCCGAAGCCGACCCCTCCGTGGCGGCCGGCCTCGCCGACGAGGCGGTCCGCGCGGTCGAGGCCCTCTCGTCCGACCCGGCCGCCGCGATCTCGCTCCGCGCCCTCGCGCTCCGGGCGCAGGCGGCGTACGAGGCCCACCACGGGCCCGTCGCCGACGGCGCCCTCGCGCCCGCCGAGTGGGCCGCCCTCCGCGGCCCAGCCCTCGCCGCCCTCGGCCCCAACTACGCCCCCACCCTCCGCGACCCGGCCGTCGTGGCTGCCGAGCGGGCCGAGGCCGAGCGCGCCGCCGGCCCCGCGTGGCTGTTCTACCCCGCCGAGGCCGCCGCCGAGGTCGAGCGCCAGCGCGGCGCCGCGGGCCGTCTCACGCGCTCCGTCCGTCGCAACCGCTCGCTCCTCCGCCAGATCCGCCATACGCTGGCCCGCCGCGGCGTGCCCGAGGACCTCCAGTACGTCGCCGTCATCGAGAGCGCCCTGAACCCGCGCGCCGAGAGCTGGGCGGGCGCGCGGGGCCTGTGGCAGTTCATGCCCGAGACGGCCGCCGACTACGGCCTCGACTCGCTGTCCGTCTTCGAGACGGGCCCTTCGACGGACGCCGCCGCGCGTTATCTCCGCTGGCTCGGCGGTCGCTTCGACGGCGACTGGCACCTCGCGCTGGCGGCCTACAACTGCGGGGTCGGGCGTGTCGAGCGGATCGTGCGCGAGGCCCGCGACAAACTCGGCCGCGAGCCGACGTTCTGGGACGTCCGCGACGCGCTCCCGCGCGAGACCGCGGAGTACGTCCCCCGTTTCCTCGCCGTCGCCGAGGCGATGGGCGCGCGCGAGGCCTGA
- a CDS encoding MBL fold metallo-hydrolase produces MTVRFWGVRGSIPTPDPGFLGVGGNTACVEVRAADGTALVLDAGTGIRGLGYALAAEAAGEPGEVHLALSHFHWDHLQGLPFFAPLYAPGQTVRFYAATDDDRIHALLRGQMTSPYFPVPFGDLAAATETVRVRDGEPFEVGPMTVRPFPVNHPQGAHGFRIEVDGASVVYATDYEHGSAAHDEGLREVAHGADLLISDAQYTPDEYALRRGWGHTTWEHATALATRAEVGQLLLFHHDPSHDDDALGRICGLAKERFAETGLATEGLEVEL; encoded by the coding sequence ATGACCGTCCGCTTCTGGGGCGTCCGCGGCTCGATTCCGACGCCCGACCCCGGGTTCCTCGGCGTCGGCGGCAACACGGCGTGCGTCGAGGTCCGCGCGGCCGACGGGACGGCGCTCGTGCTCGACGCGGGGACCGGCATCCGTGGGCTCGGGTACGCGCTGGCGGCCGAGGCCGCCGGCGAGCCCGGCGAGGTCCACCTCGCCCTCTCCCACTTCCACTGGGACCACCTCCAGGGCCTCCCGTTCTTCGCCCCGCTCTACGCCCCGGGCCAGACGGTCCGGTTCTACGCCGCGACCGACGACGACCGGATCCACGCGCTCCTGCGAGGCCAGATGACGTCGCCGTACTTCCCGGTCCCGTTCGGCGACCTCGCCGCGGCGACGGAGACGGTCCGCGTGCGCGACGGCGAGCCGTTCGAGGTCGGCCCGATGACCGTCCGGCCGTTCCCGGTGAACCATCCGCAGGGCGCCCACGGCTTCCGGATCGAGGTGGACGGGGCCTCCGTCGTCTACGCGACGGACTACGAGCACGGCTCGGCGGCCCACGACGAGGGGCTCCGCGAGGTCGCCCACGGGGCGGACCTCCTCATCTCGGATGCCCAGTACACGCCCGACGAGTACGCCCTCCGCCGGGGCTGGGGCCACACGACGTGGGAGCACGCGACGGCGCTCGCCACGCGCGCCGAGGTCGGCCAGCTCCTCCTGTTTCACCACGACCCGTCGCACGACGACGACGCACTCGGCCGGATCTGCGGCCTCGCGAAGGAACGCTTCGCCGAGACGGGGCTCGCGACGGAGGGATTGGAAGTCGAGCTATAG
- a CDS encoding AI-2E family transporter encodes MAETFAEAPPAEVHSAPGPARPASPVPPEAAQGPPVPASHLSRWVWLLTLVGVVALVAVATDIAGLIVLGAVAAYLLVPLVNGLERSGVGRTQATTLVLAVLLAVTGLVVALALPAVIDQLGSLQDRWESGELLGLVRDMEAALAAKLGFVEPNDLGLVASVREAIRADTGPLIGYVPDALETMGNAFIVPFVLFALLKDGPTLRKRLLSVVPNRYFEFAMTVFYKADAHLGGYLRGQALIAVLVGASTALGLALLGVDYYLVLGLVTGLANFVPYVGFVVSAALCVVVSIVTTGGTSQVAAVLILFAVLQTTENVVFQPWITGKNVSMHPVMVLLAILVGGRVAGVMGMALGVPVAAVLKVVFLETVVGLRRYHL; translated from the coding sequence ATGGCTGAGACCTTCGCCGAGGCGCCCCCGGCCGAGGTCCACTCCGCCCCAGGTCCGGCTCGACCGGCCTCCCCCGTCCCGCCTGAGGCCGCCCAGGGCCCTCCGGTCCCGGCCAGCCACCTCAGCCGTTGGGTGTGGCTCCTCACGCTCGTCGGCGTCGTGGCGCTCGTCGCGGTCGCCACCGACATCGCGGGGCTCATCGTGCTCGGGGCCGTCGCGGCCTACCTCTTGGTCCCGCTCGTCAATGGCCTCGAGCGGAGCGGCGTGGGGCGGACGCAGGCGACGACGCTCGTGCTGGCCGTCCTCCTCGCCGTGACCGGGCTCGTCGTCGCGCTCGCGCTCCCGGCCGTGATCGACCAGCTCGGCTCGCTCCAGGACCGGTGGGAGAGCGGCGAGCTGCTGGGGCTGGTCCGCGACATGGAGGCCGCGCTGGCCGCCAAGCTCGGGTTCGTCGAGCCCAACGACCTCGGCCTCGTCGCCTCGGTCCGCGAGGCGATCCGCGCCGACACCGGCCCGCTCATCGGCTACGTCCCCGACGCGCTCGAGACGATGGGCAACGCGTTCATCGTCCCCTTCGTCCTGTTCGCGCTTCTGAAGGACGGCCCGACGCTCCGGAAGCGGCTCCTGTCGGTCGTGCCGAACCGGTACTTCGAGTTCGCGATGACCGTGTTCTACAAGGCCGACGCCCACCTCGGCGGCTACCTCCGCGGGCAGGCCCTCATCGCCGTCCTCGTCGGCGCCTCGACGGCGCTCGGCCTCGCCCTCCTCGGCGTCGACTACTACCTCGTGCTGGGGCTCGTGACGGGCCTGGCCAACTTCGTCCCGTACGTCGGGTTCGTCGTCTCAGCGGCCCTCTGCGTCGTGGTCTCGATCGTGACGACCGGCGGCACGTCGCAGGTGGCGGCGGTGCTCATCCTGTTCGCCGTCCTACAGACCACTGAGAACGTCGTGTTCCAGCCGTGGATCACGGGGAAGAACGTCTCGATGCACCCGGTGATGGTCCTGCTGGCGATCCTGGTGGGCGGGCGCGTGGCCGGCGTCATGGGGATGGCGCTCGGCGTGCCCGTCGCGGCCGTGCTGAAGGTGGTGTTCCTGGAGACCGTCGTAGGACTCCGCCGCTACCACCTGTAG